A DNA window from Helianthus annuus cultivar XRQ/B chromosome 15, HanXRQr2.0-SUNRISE, whole genome shotgun sequence contains the following coding sequences:
- the LOC110909809 gene encoding acyltransferase-like protein At1g54570, chloroplastic — protein MFVKATASVVNLPPCFSIKSCYKRRSGRVSVRCVGTAADSSVVNSLSSNGKVGSLFEVGRREEIGLDVVVVDEKSGCKEEKLEPLWDDGYGTQSVKDYLDLAKEMIKPDGGPPRWFCPVALDGNDCPLPDSPVLLFLPGMDGLGLGLILHQKSLRKVFEVRCLHIPVYDRTPFIDLVSFVEETLRLEHALFPNRPIYLVGDSLGGCLALAVAARNPRIDLVVILSNPATSFDRTPLKPILPVLEGMPDTLTGTIPYLLSFVMGDPIKMASVDAESSSIPNLEKLSDNLISLLPRLSGLSDIIPKETLSWKLKLLKSAAAYTNSRLHAVKAEVLLLASGKDNMLPSRDEAERLSRNLQNCKVCYFKDNGHTLLLEDGINLLTIIKGTQKYRRTWKHDFVKDYLPPSMSEYRSALQGNGWFQFATSPVMFSTLEDGKIVRGLAGVPDDGPVLLVGYHMLLGLELAPLVLEFLREKNVIVRGIAHPALFVANSNNGLQEFSYFDLMKVFGALPVTPSNFFKLFSSKSFALLYPGGAREALHRKGEEYKLFWPDQPEFVRMAAKFGATIVPFGAIGEDDIAELVLDYDDVMKIPVLNDYLRRTNEQGIRLRTDMEGEVANQDFYFPGLLPKVPGRFYYLFGKPIRTEGREKMLKDRENAKELYMEIKSEVEKSMAYLIKKREDDPYRGVVNRVINQPISTPVHEVPTFEP, from the exons ATGTTTGTGAAAGCTACAGCTTCAGTTGTGAATCTGCCACCATGTTTCAGTATAAAATCCTGTTACAAGCGTCGTTCGGGTCGAGTTTCAGTTAGGTGTGTTGGAACAGCAGCAGATTCATCTGTAGTGAATAGTCTATCTTCAAATGGCAAAGTTGGATCACTTTTCGAGGTTGGGAGGAGGGAGGAGATTGGTTtggatgttgttgttgttgatgagaAGAGTGGGTGTAAAGAGGAAAAGCTTGAACCTTTGTGGGATGATGGGTATGGAACTCAAAGTGTGAAGGATTATCTTGATTTAGCTAAAGAGATGATTAAACCTGACGGTGGACCGCCGCGGTGGTTTTGCCCGGTAGCTTTAGATGGGAATGATTGTCCGTTGCCGGATTCACCGGTTCTTCTGTTTTTGCCtg GGATGGATGGACTTGGCCTGGGCCTCATTTTGCACCAAAAGTCTCTTAGAAA GGTTTTTGAAGTTCGATGCTTGCACATCCCTGTTTATGATCGAACACCATTTATAG ATTTGGTGTCATTTGTGGAGGAAACGTTGAGGTTAGAGCATGCTTTATTTCCAAATAGGCCGATATATCTGGTTGGAGATTCTTTGGGAGGATGTTTGGCTCTTGCGGTTGCTGCACGTAATCCAAGAATAGATCTAGTGGTTATACTGTCGAATCCAG CAACTTCGTTTGACAGGACACCGCTGAAGCCTATACTTCCTGTCTTGGAGGGCATGCCTGATACACTTACCGGGACCATCCCTTATCTTCTTAGCTTTGTAATGG GCGATCCTATAAAAATGGCATCAGTGGATGCTGAAAGTTCAAGTATTCCAAATCTCGAGAAACTATCCGACAACCTCATATCTTTGCTTCCTCGCCTTTCG GGATTGTCTGATATTATTCCAAAAGAAACACTTAGTTGGAAGTTGAAGCTACTTAAATCTGCTGCTGCGTACACTAATTCTCGTCTCCATGCTGTTAAAGCTGAAGTGCTACTGCTTGCAAG TGGCAAGGATAACATGCTTCCTAGTAGAGATGAAGCTGAACGGCTTTCAAGAAATTTGCAAAACTGCAAAGTTTGTTACTTTAAGGACAATGGTCACACCCTTTTACTG GAAGATGGTATTAATTTGTTAACGATAATTAAAGGCACTCAAAAGTATAGACGAACTTGGAAACACGACTTTGTGAAGGACTACCTGCCTCCTAGCATGTCAGAATACAGAAGTGCGCTTCAAGGAAATGG GTGGTTCCAGTTTGCCACAAGTCCAGTGATGTTTTCTACTTTAGAAGACGGTAAAATAGTGAGAGGGCTTGCTGGTGTTCCCGATGACGGTCCTGTATTATTAGTCGGTTATCACATGCTTTTGGGATTAGAACTCGCGCCACTAGTTTTAGAATTTTTAAGAGAGAAAAATGTCATAGTTCGTGGCATAGCGCACCCGGCACTCTTTGTTGCGAATTCTAATAATGGGCTTCAAGAATTTTCATATTTTGATTTAATGAAAGTGTTTGGTGCGTTGCCCGTCACTCCAAGCAACTTTTTCAAGTTATTTTCATCAAAGTCTTTTGCCCTACTTTATCCAGGCGGTGCACGTGAGGCTCTTCACCGTAAG GGTGAAGAATACAAATTGTTTTGGCCTGATCAACCAGAATTTGTAAGAATGGCAGCAAAATTTGGTGCTACTATTGTACCATTTGGTGCTATTGGAGAAGACGACATCGCTGAG TTGGTTCTTGATTATGACGATGTAATGAAAATCCCTGTGCTAAATGACTACTTACGGAGAACAAACGAACAGGGTATTAGACTAAG GACCGATATGGAGGGAGAGGTAGCTAACCAAGATTTTTACTTTCCGGGCCTTCTGCCTAAGGTACCGGGCCGGTTTTACTATTTATTTGGGAAGCCCATAAGAACCGAAGGGCGGGAAAAGATGTTAAAAGATAGAGAAAATGCAAAAGAGTTATACATGGAAATTAAGTCTGAAGTCGAAAAGAGTATGGCTTATTTGATTAAGAAACGAGAGGATGATCCTTATCGAGGAGTCGTTAACAGGGTCATAAACCAGCCGATTTCAACCCCGGTGCATGAAGTTCCAACATTTGAACCTTGA